CGGTCAACTCAATGCCGCGGTAGATCCGGTCAAACAGACGCGTCGCCAGTTGCTCTTCAAGTCGCTTGATTTGCTGGCTGATAGCCGGTTGCGTGGTCCCAAGCTCAATCGCAGCAGCGGTAAAACTGCGCAGTCGTGCGGCGGCCTCGAAACCACGAAGCAGATCAATAGACATTTCGCCAAGCGATTCAAACATAAGCTGGGCTTATCCTAGGCATTGTCGTGTATGGGTTTTACACCAGCACTATAGGGTCGCATCCTCGTTCGCAGCAATCTCGCATAAATTTTCACGATGGAATGCCGCGAATACATGAAGCGCAAAAATATTCTTTTTATCATGGCCGATCAGATGGCCGCGCCGATGTTGCCGTTTTACGCCTCATCCCCAATCAAAATGCCCCACTTGAGCCGCCTCGCCGCTGAGGGCGTGGTGTTCGACGCCGCTTACTGCAACAGCCCCTTGTGTGCCCCGTCCCGCTTTACCTTGGTCAGCGGTCAGCTTCCGAGCAAGATCGGCGCCTACGATAACGCAGCCGATTTCCCGGCAGATATACCGACCTACGCCCACTACTTACGCAGCCTGGGTTACCACACGGCACTCTCAGGCAAGATGCATTTTTGTGGCCCCGATCAACTGCACGGCTACGAACAGCGTCTTACCAGCGATATCTACCCGGCTGACTACGGCTGGTCGGTCAATTGGGACGCGCCCGATGTGCGTCCGACCTGGTATCACAACATGTCGTCCGTGCTGCAAGCCGGACCGTGCGTGCGCACCAACCAGCTCGACTTCGATGAAGAGGTGGTATTCAAAGCGCAGCAGTACCTGTTTGACCATGTGCGCGAAGATGGTGACCAACCGTTCTGCCTGACGGTGTCGATGACGCACCCGCACGATCCCTACACCATTCCAAAAAGCTACTGGGATCTCTACAAGGACGAGGAGATTCCGCTGCCCGCGAAGGCGCCCGATCAAGCCGATCAGGACCCGCACTCCAAGCGCCTGATGAAGGTCTACGACCTGTGGGATAACCCCCTGCCGGACGACAAGATTCGTGACGCACGCCGCGCCTATTTCGGCGCGTGCAGCTATATCGATGACAACGTGGGGAAACTGCTCAAGACGCTTGAAGAAACGGGCCTGGCCGAAGACACGATCATCGTCTTCTCGGGTGATCACGGGGACATGCTCGGCGAGCGCGGGCTCTGGTACAAAATGCACTGGTTCGAGATGGCGGCACGCGTGCCGCTGCTGGTCTACGCTCCAGGCCAATTCAAGGCCGGACGCGTGAAAGCTGCGGTCTCAACCGCTGATTTGCTGCCAACGTTTGTCGAGATGGCCAAAGGCGAACTTGACCCTGGGTTACCGCTGGATGGTCGCTCGCTCATGCCGCATCTGCAGGGTGAAGCAGGGCACGACGAAGTGTTTGGCGAATACATGGCCGAAGGCACAATCGGCCCGCTGATGATGATTCGCCGCGGCGCCTACAAATTCATCTACTCGGAACAGGACCCATGTCTGCTATACGACGTGCATAACGATCCGAAAGAACAGGAAGAGCTGAGTCAGTCCGAAGCCCACCGCGACCTGTTCACTGCATTTTTGCTCGAAGCACGGGCCAAATGGGAGATACCGGCGATACACCATCAGGTGCTCGCCAGCCAGCGACGCCGACGGTTTGTCGCGCAATCGCTGGCAGTCGGCAAGCTGAAGAGTTGGGATCACCAGCCGCTGGTAGACGCCAGTCAGCAGTACATGCGCAACCATATCGATTTAGACGATCTGGAGCGCAAGGCCCGTTATCCACAACCTTGAACCCTGCCAAAACCTAGAAAATCAAAAAAGGGGCACACCATGAAGAAGTTATCCAAGGCGCTAGCGGTTGGGGTCATGAGTTTGAGCAGCGTTGTCGCATACGCGGCTGACCCGGCAAGTTGCAGCACGGTGAGAATGGCCGATCCGGGTTGGAGTGATATTGCTGCAACGAACGCTATCACCAGCTTTTTATTGGATGGCATGGGTTACAAGGCGAAGGTCGACACGCTGGCGGTACCGATTGCCTATGGGGGTCTCAAAGACGGGCAAATGGATGTTTTTCTGGGCAACTGGATGCCGGCTCAGCAGGGTTTCTATGACAAGTTCCTCGCCACTGGCGACGTGACGCAGTACAAGAAAAACCTCGAAGGCACCGAATTCACACTGGCCGTTCCGGATTACGTCTACGAAGCCGGCGTGCATGATTTCGCTGACCTCAACAAATTCGCCGACAAGTTTCACAAGAAGATCTACGGCATCGGCTCGGGAGCGCCGGCCAACGCATCGTTGCAGGAAATCATCAAGAACAACGAGTTCAGCCTGGGTGAGTGGAAGCTGGTTGAATCAAGCGAGCAGGCGATGCTTGCCGAAGTGCAGCGCAACGTGAAAAAGAAAGAGTTCGTGGTCTTCCTTGGCTGGACTCCACACCCGATGAACGTTCAGATAAAGGGCATGCATTACTTGAAGGGTGGCGAGAAATACTTCGGTGACACCGGCAGCGTCTTCACGGTGACCCGCAAAGGCTACGCCGAGGCCTGCCCGAATGTGGGCAAACTTCTGTCCAACCTGACGTTCACTCAGGACATGGAAAACACCATCATGAAAACCGTGGTGGACAACAAAGTCAGTAACGCAGATGCAGTGAAGACGTACCTCAAAGCCAATCCTGGCGTGCTGGACACTTGGCTTGAGGGCGTGAAAACCCTGGACGACAAAGACGCTCTGGCGGCAGTGAAAGCCAAGCTGTAATGCCATCGTAGCTGTCTATATCGGCGATCAACGCCATTCTGTAGAGCCAACTTGTTGGCGAGAAGCGCAATGCGGAGTGTCAGGCACACCGCCTCGCGAACACGTTCGCTCCTACAGATTCATCATTGCTGTGCCAGCAACCGCCTCAACTGCGCCAACACCGGCGCCGACTCAGGCCGCACACCGCGCCACTGGAAAAACGCTTCCGCTGCCTGCTCCACCAGCATTCCCAAGCCATCCACCGCCTGACCTGCTTGGTGGTCGGCGGCCCAACGGCAGAACGCCGTTGGCTCATTGCCGTACATCATGTCGTAGCAGAACGTTTTGCCCGGTTGAATGAGGCTCGACGAAATGGGCGGCAACTCCCCGGAAAGACTGGCCGACGTGGCGTTGATGATGATGTCCACCGGTTCTTCCAGCCAATCAAACCCGCTCGGAAATACCAGGCCCAGATCGGAAAACTCTTTCGCCAACTGCTCCGCTTTCTCGACCGTGCGGTTGGCAATGACGATGACTTCCGGCCGCTCGGCGAGCAACAGCTCAAGCGCTCCGCGTACCGCGCCGCCAGCACCCAATACCAGAATCCGTTTACCTTTGAGCGTCACCCCGTGATTGACCGTCAAATCCCGTACCAGCCCCGCGCCATCGGTGTTATCACCGAGGATGCTGCCATCGGGTTGCTTGATCAGCGTATTGACTGCGCCAGCGCGTTGAGCGCGCTCGGTCAGCTTGTCTGCCAGTCGAAATGCCTGCTCCTTGAACGGCACAGTGACGTTGGCGCCACGCCCATGCTGGAAGAAAGCCTTGGCGAACGCAGTGAAATCATCCAGCGGCGCCAACGAGGTGGTGTATTCGAGGGTCTCACCGGTCTGCTCGGCAAACAGGCGATGAATCAGCGGCGACTTGCTGTGGCCGATGGGGTTACCGAAAACAACGTACTGATCGCTCATTTACCTTGCGCCTCACCCAGCCAATCCCGGTCCTGCAAAAAGTAGTCAGTCAGGCGCGCCTCTTCGCTGCCCGGTACTGCCTTCCAGTCGTAACCCCAACGCACTTGGGGCGGAAGCGACATGAGGATCGACTCCGTACGCCCGCCCGACTGCAGGCCAAACAACGTGCCCCGGTCGTAAACCAGGTTGAATTCAACGTAGCGCCCACGCCGAAACTCCTGAAATTCGCGCTGTTGAGCGGTGTAAGCCGTCGCTTTGCGGCGCTGCACTATCGGCAGGTAAGCGTTGATGAACGCATCGCCAATGGCCCGGATGAACGCGAAGCTGGTGTCGAAATCCCACTCGTTCAGGTCATCGAAAAACAGGCCTCCCACGCCGCGCGGCTCGTTGCGGTGCTTGATGTGAAAGTAGGTATCGCACCACGCCTTGTAACGCGGATAAACATCAGCACCGAACGGCGCGCAGGCCTGTTCGGCTACCCGATGCCAGTGCACGCAATCCTCATCGACGCCGTAATAAGGCGTCAGGTCGAAGCCGCCGCCAAACCACCAGACGGGTTCCTCGCCTTCTTTTTCGGCGATGAAGAAACGCACATTGGCGTGGGCGGTCGGAACATGAGGATTGTGAGGATGCATGACCAGCGAAACGCCCAGCGCCTCGAAGCCTCGGCCGGCCAGCTCAGGACGATGCGCGCTGGCCGAGGGTGGCAGGCCTGCGCCGAAAACGTGGGAGAAATTCACCCCGCCTTTTTCAATCACTTCACCGTTTTCCAGCACACGGGTACGACCACCACCGCCTGCAGGCCGTGTCCAGGCATCTTCGACGAAACGTGCCTGTCCGTCTTCTTGCTCAAGGGCAGCGCAGATTCGGTCTTGAAGGTCCAGCAGGTAGGTTTTGACGGCGTCGGTACGGGTGGACATGGCGATACCTTCCTATCAGGCGCTTGAAACTGCAGCAATCGGCGACGGACCTGAAGATGGATGGCACACATCCACCGAGCCCGCAGCCCTTGTAAACACAAGCGCAGCGGCAAAATTGGCGCTTAGCATACCACCGCCCCAAGGGGTGTCGTAGTTGACGAGGATCAAGCGAAGGAGTCCGATAGAACCCTTTCGCACGTGTTGTTTCGACCATGATGGAGAAAGCAAATGGCAAAGCGTATCCAGTTCCATACCCACGGCGGCCCAGAAGTCCTTGAGTACGTCGACTTCGAGCCAGCAGCGCCCGGGCCCAAGGAAGTCCTTGTGCGCAACAAGGCGATTGGCGTCAATTTCATCGAAACGTATTTCCGCACAGGCCTTTATCCAACCCCATCCATGCCTTCCGGGCTCGGTAACGAAGGTGCCGGTTTGGTCGAAGCGGTGGGCAGCGAGGTCACTCACGTCAAGGTCGGGGATCGCGTGGCGTACGGCACAGGCCCATTGGGAAGTTATGCCGACGTGCATCTTATTCCAGAGGCCAATCTGGCAAAACTGCCGGACGACATCAGCTTCGAGCAGGCTGCAGCCGTGATGCTCAAAGGGCTGACGGTGCAGTACCTGTTTCGCCAAACCTACGAAATCCGGCCTGAAGAAATCATTCTGTTTCATGCCGCCGCTGGAGGTGTCGGCTCCATCGCCTGCCAGTGGGCGAATGCCTTGGGCGTCAAACTGATTGGCACGGTCAGCTCCGCGGAAAAAGCCGCGCACGCGAAAGCCTTAGGCGCGTGGGAGATCATCGATTACAGCAAGGAGGACGTGGCCAAGCGCGTATCTGAGTTGACCGATGGCAAGAAGGTCTCGGTGGTGTATGACGGCGTCGGCAAAGACACGTGGGAAACATCGCTCAATTGCCTGGAACTGCGCGGTTTGCTGGTGAGTTTCGGGAATGCATCCGGGCCGGTCTCGGGCGTAAACCTGCAAATACTGGCGCAGAAGGGCTCGCTGTATGTCACGCGTCCTACCCTGGGGTCTTACGCCAACACCCCGCAAGCACTCCAGGCGATGGCTGACGAAGTGTTCGCCATGGTCGCCAGCGGCAAGGTGAAGGTCGACAACATTCAGCAATACGCCCTGAAAGACGCAGGCAAGGCGCAGACCGAACTGTCCGCGCGGCGCACAATAGGGTCGATGATTCTGGTGCCTTAACGCGGGATTATCTGCAGGAGACGCCACGTCGCCAATGCGCCGCGCAAAGCTGGGGCTGCTATGCAACCCATCGCGGCCTCGCGCTGCTCGTGCGCTCCTACAGGGATTTGCGGCGATCTCGGGGTTTTCTGCTACCCCTGCCGGACGACGTTAGCCGTCACCAGATCCCGAATCACACTAGGATTGCGCCGACCGCCCAGGCTTCCGCCCAGCACCAGGTCCAATTGTTCATGGAAGTACTGCTCAACGCGAAGCCGGCTACGGGCGGCAGGGCGGCCGGTCGGGTTTGCCGACGTCGAGACCAGTGGCCCCGTCAGCGCGCATAGCTCACGCACCAACGGGTGATCGCTGACGCGCAACGCGACGGTTTCATGCCCGCCAGTAATCCAGTAAGGCAACAGATTCTGATGCGGCACCAGCCAAGTGTTCGGCCCAGGCCAAGTGCTTGCCATGCGGTCCAGCCACAGCTCTGGAAAGTCGTCGAACAGAAAGTCGAACTGACGAATGTTGTCGGCAATCAGAATCAGCCCTTTTTCCACTGGCCGTGCCTTGATGGCTAATAGGCGATAAACCGCCTCAGGATCCCAAGGATCGCAGCCCAGCCCCCAAACAGCCTCGGTTGGATAGGCAATCACCGCCCCGGCCCGGATTTCTCGTGCGGCTTGTTGCACTCGCCAACTGTTGACCATCGTGCTCTCTCCTAATAAAGCTGGCGGCCAGTTTAACCTCACGGCGCCCGGCCAAACCATCGTCCGGCTTCGCAGACGATGCCACCTTCCAGCTCAAGCTCCGTCAAGGCAACCAGTACCTTCGGCAATGGCCATCCGCTGCTGACAGCAAGCGCTTCGCTGGTCTGTGGCGCGGCGTGCAGCAAGGCAAGCAGCGGATGAGCAGAGGGCGTGGGTGAAGGCGCGACGGCATCATTGGACGGCGGCAGGGATTGCCAGCCGCGCAAGCCCTCCAGGATGTGATCGATGGTTTCCACCAGTGTCGCTCCGTCGCGTATCAACTGATGACAACCGCGCGCCCCAGGGTGGTGAATAGAGCCAGGTATCGCGTATACCTCCCGCCCTTGCTCAGCCGCCAGTCGCGCGGTGATCAACGAGCCGCTGGCGACACTGGCCTCCACAACCAACACGCCCAGAGACAGCCCGCTGATGATCCGATTGCGACGTGGAAAGTTGCTTGCATGAGGACCAGCATCCAATGGCAGCTCAGAGATCACAGCGCTGCCCTGGGCAACCATCGCCGCGGCCAGTTGCTTGTGCCGCTGTGGATAAAGTTTTTCGAGCCCCGTCCCGAGCACCCCAATTGTGGCACCGCCCACGTCGAGAGCACCCTGATGCGCAGCGCCATCGATTCCCAACGCCAAGCCACTGGTGATGACAAATCCAGCCCCCGCCAGACTACGAGCAAAAGCAGCAGCGGTATCCAGTCCAGGCCTGGATGCGCGCCGGCTTCCGACCATTCCAATCTGCGGACGCTCCAGCAAACTGCGATTGCCAGCGACAAAAAGTAGGGGAGGCGGATCGGGGATTTCTGCAAGCAGCGCGGGGTAATCCGGATCGTCCCACATCAGCAAATGCTGGCCGGGGCACTCTAACCAAGCCATTGCAGCACTGGCGCCATCACGTACATCAGGGTGGCGACGAGCGTCCGAAGCGGCCATCGGGATGCTTAATGCACGCCATGCTGAAGCGGGTGCGCTGAGCGCCGCCGATGCACCGCCGAAGACGTCGATGAGTCTGTGAAAGCGTTTTGGACCGATCTCCGGAAGCCGATGCAGACGCAAACGGGCTTCCAGCTCGGCAGGCGAGGAGTGGGGTTTTTCGAACAACGGCATAAGATCTTCCCTGATCTTCGGCCCACCCAGAGCGGATGGGCAACCTGTGGATAACTCTGTTGACAACAATTTAACAAGTGAAGCACAACGGCAGAAAAAAGCGTGTCAGACCTGAGACATAGCGTTACGGATTTCGCACTTTATCCATGACCGCCAACGATCTGGTCGCATGCAACACCAGTGCGTAGCTAAGGCGCTCGTACGTGCGGAAAACCATCAGTTCGCCCGCGCGCTCGTCAGGAATCTTGACGTCCTGACCGGACACGCGATCACGCACATGCTCACCCGTCTTGTAGATCGCAAGCACGTTGCCCTCGACCAGGCCGTCGCGCCGTCCGCGATCAAGGGTGACCACATCGAAAACCCCGATCTGGGTGACGCCGCGCGGTACATCAATGATCAAACCCTCAAGCGGTGTTGCCGGTGCGCTGGGCATGAACGTTGAGTTGATGGCGTGCTCTTCGCTGACGAACAGCCGGTCGCCAAGACGCACCTCTTGGGTCGAGCGTTGCAACTGCAACGTCGCGATATCGCCTTCGCTGGCGACGATCTCACCACCACCGATTTCGTCTGCGTTGATCCCCAAAACCTCTTGGGTATTGGGATCGATATAGGTTTTGCCCTGACGGAAGATGCCGTAGCCCACATGTTCCTGATCGAAGTAGCCACGGGCATAGATGCGATCACCGATGCCGCTCAGCACGCGCTCGCCATTGCCAGCCACGATGTAAGGCGCGGCATCGAACTGCTCGGGTGTATCCATGATCCGGTTTTTAAGGAGAAACGCATTGATTGCCCCGAGCGGAATGCTCGGAATGGCTTCGGCCACCGGGCTGCTGCGGACCCTGGGCGATAATTTGATGGTGCCGCGGGACTCTGCGCGGTTGAGTGTGATTCTCGGCTGGCCATCGATGTAGGTCAGCGTCAGCACGTCACCTGGATAAATCAGGTCAGGGTCGTGAACCTGTGGATTGGCTCGCCAGATCTCCGGCCATTTCCACGGCTGACTGAGAAACTTGCCAGAAATGTCCCAAAGCGTGTCGCCGGTGACAACGGTGTAACGCTCCGGATGACCTTCCTTTAACTGTACTTGCGCCTGAACAAGGCCTGTCGCGGCCAACAGCAGCAGGGCGAGTAGTGATTTCCTCATGCGGTGAATCCCTTTATCATGTTGGCTTCGCGTAAATCATGGAGTCTTGCGAGACTTCTTTTTTACCAGTGCTGCCCGCTTGCGACGTCCCAAGCCTAGCAGTCGATTTTGACTTTACCCTACAAGTGCAGCGCTTACGTATATGGCCATTTTAAACATCCTCGAATTTCCAGACTCGCGCCTTCGCACCATCGCTAAACCGGTGGCAGTGGTCGACGACGGCGTTCGCCAGTTGGTCGACGACATGTTTGAAACCATGTATGAGGCGCCTGGCATCGGTCTTGCGGCGACGCAAGTCAACGTACACCAGCGCATCGTGGTCATGGACCTGAGCGAAGACCGCAGCGATCCGCGAGTCTTCATCAACCCCGAGTTCGAAACCCTGACTGACGAGATGGAACAGTATCAGGAAGGCTGCCTTTCGGTGCCGGGCTTCTATGAGAATGTAGATCGGCCGCAGAGAATAAAAATCAAGGCCCTCGACCGTGATGGTCAACCTTATGAGCTCATCGCCGAAGGCCTGCTTGCGGTGTGCATCCAGCATGAATGCGATCACTTGAACGGCAAGCTGTTCGTCGACTACTTGTCCAATCTCAAGCGGGACCGGATCAAGAAAAAGCTCGAAAAACTGCACAAGCAGAACGCTTGATTCAGTATTCGACGCGCCATCTGTAGGAGCGCGGTTGCCCGCGATGACGGTATATAAGGCAAATAATTTGTCTTTTAAAAACCGTCACGCTGGCAACCGCGCTCCTGTTGTTCATATTCATCAACGAGAAGCCCATGACTGAGCCATTGCGCATCGTCTTTGCCGGCACCCCCGAATTTGCTGCCGAGCACTTGAAAGCCCTGCTCGACAGTCCATACGAAGTGATCGCGGTCTATACCCAGCCGGATCGTCCGGCGGGTCGTGGACAAAAGCTGATGCCAAGCCCGGTCAAACACCTCGCGCAGCAACACGCTATCCCGGTGCTGCAACCGCCGACCTTGCGCGACGCGGCGGCTCAATCTGAACTTGCCGCACTCAAGCCGGACCTGCTGGTGGTCGTTGCCTACGGCCTGATCCTGCCGCAAGTGGTGCTGGATATTCCGCGCCTGGGTTGCATCAACAGCCACGCCTCCCTGCTACCACGCTGGCGCGGAGCAGCGCCGATTCAACGCGCCGTCGAAGCCGGCGATACCGAAAGCGGCGTCACCGTGATGCGTATGGAGGCCGGTCTCGATACCGGCCCGATGTTGCTGAAGGTCAGCACGCCGATCACAGGCGAAGACACCGGCGGCACGCTTCATGATCGTCTGGCCGAAATGGGCCCGCCTGCCGTGTTACAGGCCATCGCGGGGCTGGCTGCCGGTACGCTGACCGATGAGGTGCAGGACGACACTCTCGCCACCTACGCCCACAAGCTCAATAAAGATGAAGCGCGTATCGACTGGAGCCGCCCGGCCCTTGAGCTTGAGCGCCTGGTCCGGGCTTTCAATCCATGGCCTGTTTGTCACAGCACGCTGAGCGGTGAAGTGCTCAAAGTGCTGGCCGCACATATAGCCGAAGGGCAGGGCGAGCCGGGGACAATCCTCAGCGCGACCAAAGACGGGCTGATCGTCGCCTGTGGGCAAAACGCTTTGCGCCTGACACGCCTCCAGCTGCCGGGCGGCAAGCCGTTGAACTTCACTGATCTGTTTAACAGCCGCCGCGAGAAATTCGCCACCGGCATCGTGCTTGGCCAATCGGTAGACACCCAATGAACCCGCGCCTCGCCGCCGCCAAAGCCCTCGCCGCCGTGCTTAGCGGCAAGGCTTCGCTCAACAGCTCTCTGCCAACGCAACTGGACAAGGTCGAGGACCGCGATCGCGGGCTGACCCAAGACCTCGCATTTGGTACTGCGCGCTGGGAGCCGAGGCTCGCCGCGCTGGCGGCCAAACTGTTGCAAAAGCCTTTCAAGGCTGCCGACAACGACGTTCAGGCTTTACTCCTGGTGGGCTTGTATCAACTGTTCTATTCACGCATCCCCGCCCACGCCGCCATCGGTGAAACGGTCGGTTGCGCGGACAAACTCAAGAAGCCTTGGGCCAAGGCGTTACTCAATGCGGTGCTGCGTCGGGCCCAACGTGAAGGCGAGGCATTGCTGACCGAGCTTGAACACGACCCCGTGGTCCGCACTGCGCACCCGCGCTGGCTGCAAAAGGCGCTGAAAGCAGCGTGGCCCGACCACTGGGAAGCCATTTGCGCCGCCAACAACGCACATCCGCCGATGATCCTGCGGGTCAATCGTCGTCACAAGACTCGCGATCACTACCTGCAACTGCTGCTGGACGCCGGCATTGAGGCGCGCGCGACCACGTTCAGTCAGGACGGTATCGTCTTGATTGAGCCGACCGACGTGCGTGGCCTGCCCGGGTTCGCCGAGGGCTGGATCAGCGTCCAGGACGAGGCCGCTCAACTGGCAGCCGACTTGCTGGAGCTGGCGCCCGGACAACGCGTGCTCGATGCCTGTTGCGCGCCGGGCGGTAAGACCTGTCACTTGTTGGAGGTGCAGCAGGAGCTGGCGGGCGTGGTGGCGGTGGACCTCGAAGCCAAACGCATGGTGCGGGTGAAAGAGAACCTGGACCGTCTTGGGCTAACCGCAGAGCTGATTGCTGCCGATGCCCGTGCAACAGATCAGTGGTGGGACGGAAAGCCGTTTCAACGGATTTTGCTGGACGCGCCGTGCTCGGCAACAGGTGTCATCCGACGTCATCCAGACATCAAGCT
The DNA window shown above is from Pseudomonas sp. BSw22131 and carries:
- the betC gene encoding choline-sulfatase, translating into MKRKNILFIMADQMAAPMLPFYASSPIKMPHLSRLAAEGVVFDAAYCNSPLCAPSRFTLVSGQLPSKIGAYDNAADFPADIPTYAHYLRSLGYHTALSGKMHFCGPDQLHGYEQRLTSDIYPADYGWSVNWDAPDVRPTWYHNMSSVLQAGPCVRTNQLDFDEEVVFKAQQYLFDHVREDGDQPFCLTVSMTHPHDPYTIPKSYWDLYKDEEIPLPAKAPDQADQDPHSKRLMKVYDLWDNPLPDDKIRDARRAYFGACSYIDDNVGKLLKTLEETGLAEDTIIVFSGDHGDMLGERGLWYKMHWFEMAARVPLLVYAPGQFKAGRVKAAVSTADLLPTFVEMAKGELDPGLPLDGRSLMPHLQGEAGHDEVFGEYMAEGTIGPLMMIRRGAYKFIYSEQDPCLLYDVHNDPKEQEELSQSEAHRDLFTAFLLEARAKWEIPAIHHQVLASQRRRRFVAQSLAVGKLKSWDHQPLVDASQQYMRNHIDLDDLERKARYPQP
- the choX gene encoding choline ABC transporter substrate-binding protein; its protein translation is MKKLSKALAVGVMSLSSVVAYAADPASCSTVRMADPGWSDIAATNAITSFLLDGMGYKAKVDTLAVPIAYGGLKDGQMDVFLGNWMPAQQGFYDKFLATGDVTQYKKNLEGTEFTLAVPDYVYEAGVHDFADLNKFADKFHKKIYGIGSGAPANASLQEIIKNNEFSLGEWKLVESSEQAMLAEVQRNVKKKEFVVFLGWTPHPMNVQIKGMHYLKGGEKYFGDTGSVFTVTRKGYAEACPNVGKLLSNLTFTQDMENTIMKTVVDNKVSNADAVKTYLKANPGVLDTWLEGVKTLDDKDALAAVKAKL
- the aroE gene encoding shikimate dehydrogenase, whose protein sequence is MSDQYVVFGNPIGHSKSPLIHRLFAEQTGETLEYTTSLAPLDDFTAFAKAFFQHGRGANVTVPFKEQAFRLADKLTERAQRAGAVNTLIKQPDGSILGDNTDGAGLVRDLTVNHGVTLKGKRILVLGAGGAVRGALELLLAERPEVIVIANRTVEKAEQLAKEFSDLGLVFPSGFDWLEEPVDIIINATSASLSGELPPISSSLIQPGKTFCYDMMYGNEPTAFCRWAADHQAGQAVDGLGMLVEQAAEAFFQWRGVRPESAPVLAQLRRLLAQQ
- the hemF gene encoding oxygen-dependent coproporphyrinogen oxidase, producing the protein MSTRTDAVKTYLLDLQDRICAALEQEDGQARFVEDAWTRPAGGGGRTRVLENGEVIEKGGVNFSHVFGAGLPPSASAHRPELAGRGFEALGVSLVMHPHNPHVPTAHANVRFFIAEKEGEEPVWWFGGGFDLTPYYGVDEDCVHWHRVAEQACAPFGADVYPRYKAWCDTYFHIKHRNEPRGVGGLFFDDLNEWDFDTSFAFIRAIGDAFINAYLPIVQRRKATAYTAQQREFQEFRRGRYVEFNLVYDRGTLFGLQSGGRTESILMSLPPQVRWGYDWKAVPGSEEARLTDYFLQDRDWLGEAQGK
- a CDS encoding NADPH:quinone reductase: MAKRIQFHTHGGPEVLEYVDFEPAAPGPKEVLVRNKAIGVNFIETYFRTGLYPTPSMPSGLGNEGAGLVEAVGSEVTHVKVGDRVAYGTGPLGSYADVHLIPEANLAKLPDDISFEQAAAVMLKGLTVQYLFRQTYEIRPEEIILFHAAAGGVGSIACQWANALGVKLIGTVSSAEKAAHAKALGAWEIIDYSKEDVAKRVSELTDGKKVSVVYDGVGKDTWETSLNCLELRGLLVSFGNASGPVSGVNLQILAQKGSLYVTRPTLGSYANTPQALQAMADEVFAMVASGKVKVDNIQQYALKDAGKAQTELSARRTIGSMILVP
- a CDS encoding L-threonylcarbamoyladenylate synthase; its protein translation is MVNSWRVQQAAREIRAGAVIAYPTEAVWGLGCDPWDPEAVYRLLAIKARPVEKGLILIADNIRQFDFLFDDFPELWLDRMASTWPGPNTWLVPHQNLLPYWITGGHETVALRVSDHPLVRELCALTGPLVSTSANPTGRPAARSRLRVEQYFHEQLDLVLGGSLGGRRNPSVIRDLVTANVVRQG
- the dprA gene encoding DNA-processing protein DprA; translation: MPLFEKPHSSPAELEARLRLHRLPEIGPKRFHRLIDVFGGASAALSAPASAWRALSIPMAASDARRHPDVRDGASAAMAWLECPGQHLLMWDDPDYPALLAEIPDPPPLLFVAGNRSLLERPQIGMVGSRRASRPGLDTAAAFARSLAGAGFVITSGLALGIDGAAHQGALDVGGATIGVLGTGLEKLYPQRHKQLAAAMVAQGSAVISELPLDAGPHASNFPRRNRIISGLSLGVLVVEASVASGSLITARLAAEQGREVYAIPGSIHHPGARGCHQLIRDGATLVETIDHILEGLRGWQSLPPSNDAVAPSPTPSAHPLLALLHAAPQTSEALAVSSGWPLPKVLVALTELELEGGIVCEAGRWFGRAP
- a CDS encoding LysM peptidoglycan-binding domain-containing protein — its product is MRKSLLALLLLAATGLVQAQVQLKEGHPERYTVVTGDTLWDISGKFLSQPWKWPEIWRANPQVHDPDLIYPGDVLTLTYIDGQPRITLNRAESRGTIKLSPRVRSSPVAEAIPSIPLGAINAFLLKNRIMDTPEQFDAAPYIVAGNGERVLSGIGDRIYARGYFDQEHVGYGIFRQGKTYIDPNTQEVLGINADEIGGGEIVASEGDIATLQLQRSTQEVRLGDRLFVSEEHAINSTFMPSAPATPLEGLIIDVPRGVTQIGVFDVVTLDRGRRDGLVEGNVLAIYKTGEHVRDRVSGQDVKIPDERAGELMVFRTYERLSYALVLHATRSLAVMDKVRNP
- the def gene encoding peptide deformylase; amino-acid sequence: MAILNILEFPDSRLRTIAKPVAVVDDGVRQLVDDMFETMYEAPGIGLAATQVNVHQRIVVMDLSEDRSDPRVFINPEFETLTDEMEQYQEGCLSVPGFYENVDRPQRIKIKALDRDGQPYELIAEGLLAVCIQHECDHLNGKLFVDYLSNLKRDRIKKKLEKLHKQNA
- the fmt gene encoding methionyl-tRNA formyltransferase, with translation MTEPLRIVFAGTPEFAAEHLKALLDSPYEVIAVYTQPDRPAGRGQKLMPSPVKHLAQQHAIPVLQPPTLRDAAAQSELAALKPDLLVVVAYGLILPQVVLDIPRLGCINSHASLLPRWRGAAPIQRAVEAGDTESGVTVMRMEAGLDTGPMLLKVSTPITGEDTGGTLHDRLAEMGPPAVLQAIAGLAAGTLTDEVQDDTLATYAHKLNKDEARIDWSRPALELERLVRAFNPWPVCHSTLSGEVLKVLAAHIAEGQGEPGTILSATKDGLIVACGQNALRLTRLQLPGGKPLNFTDLFNSRREKFATGIVLGQSVDTQ
- the rsmB gene encoding 16S rRNA (cytosine(967)-C(5))-methyltransferase RsmB; the encoded protein is MNPRLAAAKALAAVLSGKASLNSSLPTQLDKVEDRDRGLTQDLAFGTARWEPRLAALAAKLLQKPFKAADNDVQALLLVGLYQLFYSRIPAHAAIGETVGCADKLKKPWAKALLNAVLRRAQREGEALLTELEHDPVVRTAHPRWLQKALKAAWPDHWEAICAANNAHPPMILRVNRRHKTRDHYLQLLLDAGIEARATTFSQDGIVLIEPTDVRGLPGFAEGWISVQDEAAQLAADLLELAPGQRVLDACCAPGGKTCHLLEVQQELAGVVAVDLEAKRMVRVKENLDRLGLTAELIAADARATDQWWDGKPFQRILLDAPCSATGVIRRHPDIKLTRQADDIPALAALQGQLLDALWPTLQVGGILLYATCSTLPSENTEVIEAFLARTSGARELDIAGQNGNTAPGLKQPHGRQLLAQEGGHDGFYYAKLIKIAATL